The genomic interval CGCAAGAACATCACGAATAATCATTACCAGACCTCAAAACTGTTCGCGTTATATCCTCATTATGTATTTGTTTTGTTCTCATTGCAAGCACTTTCTCTTAATCTAGAAAATTCAATTTTATTACAATTTTTTAGATAGTTAGAAGAAGTTGTTCGCAAATTATTCACACAGCTTCATTCTGTCCCCGACCTCATCCCAAAACATCCACAGGAGAACATCCCCCAAAAGAGCCGACCACACCAACCAGACTTTGTCCTCCGCTTGTGAACAGTCTTTCCACACACTCTCCCAGCTCAGTAAAAAAGCAGCCTGAGATATCCCCACCAATCCAGTATCCGTTCACAGGCACCAGTGGAAACCGTATGCAGGCCAGCATAACGAAATGCGCCCGCACCTCTCGACATGAGAGGGCGGGCGGATCAATATCTATTAAAAAGAAGAATGGCTTAGAGATCTACAATCTTGCCATCAACCAACGTAATCTGCCGATCCATGCGTTCGGCCAAAAACAGGTTGTGGGTAGCGACCAGCGCAGCAATGCCTGATTGTTTCACCAAGGCATTGAGCGCCTTGAAAACATATTCGGAGGTATTGGGATCAAGGTTCCCCGTCGGCTCATCAGCCAGCAACACACGCGGAGCATTGGCCATGGCGCGAGCAATAGCCACCCGCTGCTTTTCACCACCGGAAAGCTCACTGGGCCGATGATCAGAACGATGATCAATCTTCATATAGGCCAGCAATTCCTTGGCACGTGTCTCGGCTTCTTTACGCAGTTCACCACGGATGAGCTGTGGCAACATGACATTCTCAAGAGCGGAGAATTCTGCAAGCAGATGATGGAACTGATAGACAAAGCCGATTTCATTGCGGCGCACCAAAGTGCGCGTCCTGTCAGCTGCCTGACTTTGTGCCACATTGGCGATATAAACTTCGCCCGCTGTAGGGCGCTCCAACAATCCGGCAATATGCAACAAGGTCGATTTGCCCGCGCCGGAGGGCGCCACCAGCGCGACCATTTCGCCAGCCCGAACCGAAAGATGCGCGCCATTCAAAACGACCAGATCGTCCTCGGCTTGCTCATAGGCTTGCTGGATATTGTCCAACACCAGAAGATTCTCGTCAGATGAAGCATCGCGCGCATCGTATTCCTGCCCTGATCCCTGATCAAAAGCAGTATACTGATCCGCTCCGGGAACAGCCCCCACATCCTGAGAGCCCAGGGAAGCCTCATCCGGCGCAGTTGATGTCGGCATCGCCGGAATGCTGCCCGTCAGTTCAACAAACCCGGCAGCTGGCTCAGCTATCTGTGGCAAAGCCTCTGGAGCGGTCGAAACAGTTTGCTCATGCCTCTGTCCCTTTGGCTTGGCCGCCTTGGCGCGCTCTTCGTCGCTCAAGACCGGCCAGAAAAAGCTTTTCTTACTCATAACGAAGAGCCTCCACCGGATCGAGCCGAGCCGCGCGCCACGCAGGATAGAGCGTGGCAAGGAAAGAGAGAACCAGAGCAATCAGAAGAACGGAAATCGTCTCGGATGGGTTCATGTCCGCAGGCAGTTTCGAGAGGAAATAAAGCTCGGGTGAAAACAGCTCCGTGCGCGTCACCCAGGAAACAAACTGCCGAATGGATTCGATGTTGAGGCAAACGATCAGGCCAAGTATGAAGCCCGCGAACGTTCCCACCACACCAATCGCCGCCCCCGTGATCATGAAGATCCGCATGATAGAAGAGCGCGTCGCCCCCATGGTTCTGAGAATCGCGATGTCGCTCCCCTTGTCCTTCACCAGCATGATCAGGCCAGAAATGATATTGAGCGCCGCCACCAGAATGATCAGCGTCAGAATGATGAACATCAGATTGCGCTCAACTTCCAGCGCCGAGAAAAAGGTGACATTGCGATAGCGCCAGTCGGTCATGAAGATCTGCCGATTAACGGCATCTTCCACCGCAGGGCGCAATTCACCCACCCGATCAGGATCATCCAGATAAACCTCGATGGCCGAGACTTTGCCATCCTGATTGAAATAGGCCTGCGCCGCTTCCAGCGGCATGAATATGAAAGTGCTATCATATTCACTCATGCCAATCTCGAAAATGGCTTTGACCGGATAGGATTTGATACGCGGCGCAACCCCCATCGGCGTCACGGCGCCCTTGGGCGATATGAGCGTCACGCGATCCCCGGCGATGACCCCCAGAGAGCGGGCCAAGCGAGATCCAAGCGCCACACCATCGGAGCTGTCGAAATCATCAAAGCTGCCCTGAAGGACATTTTTTGAGACCAGTTGGAGCTTGTCGATGCTGTCTTTGTTCATGCCCCGCACAAGTGCGCCAGCCGAACCACCAGACCCTGAGGCCAAGATCTGCCCCTCAACAAACGGCACAGCAAAGCTGACGCCATCCACACCATCGATGCGTTTGACAAGATCATTGTAATCAGTCAACTCGGAGTCCATCGGCTGGATAACCAAGTGGCCATTGATACCGAGGATCTTATCGAGCAGTTCCGAGCGGAATCCATTCATCACGGCCATCACGATAATGAGCGTGGCCACGCCCAGCATGATGCCGAAAAAGGAAAGCCAGGAAATAACGGACACGAAAGCATCCCGTCGACGAGAACGCAAATAACGGAACGCCATCATCCATTCGAACATGGCGAATGGTGATTTGATCTTTGGCGCGGACATACAATTCTCCAGACAGAACCGCCGCCCGCCCGGCCAAGCCGATGCAGGCGACATATTCTTGTTTTATCGAATCATTTACCGGCGATAATACGATCTACAACCCCGTCGAGGGAAACCATTTCGCGTGCGCCTGTGGCACGATCCTTGATTTCCACTTCATTCGACTTCAGGCCGCGCGGTCCGACAATGATCTGGGTAGGCAGACCGATGAGATCCATCGTGGCAAATTTGGCGCCAGCCTGACCGGCGCGGTCATCATACAGAACGTCGAATCCGGCATTTCCAAGGCGCTCGTAGAGCTGTTCGCTGACCGCAGACGTTTCTTCGTTCTCAGCCTTCATATTGATCAGGCCGATGTCAAACGGAGCCACGGCCTTTGGCCAGATAATGCCGTTTTCATCGTGGCTGGCTTCAATGATACCGCCAAGCAGACGAGAAACGCCAACGCCGTAGGAGCCCATATGCACCGGATAGTCCTTGCCATCAGCCGCCATAACGCTGGCGCCCATCTTGTCGGAATATTTGGTGCCGAAATAGAAGATGTGGCCGACTTCGATGCCACGGGCTGCGATCCTATCCGCTTCCGGAATGGCATTAAACGCGGCTTCATCATGCATTTCGTCCGTTGCCGCATATTCGTTGGTCCAATCAGCCACAACGCCGGAAAGATCGCCCGAGAAATCAACGTCATCGCCCGGCACTTCCTTGGACAAGTAATTTTTGTGGCAGAAGACCTCACTCTCACCCGTGTCGGCCAGAATGATGAATTCGTGGCTGAGATCCCCACCGATCGGGCCAGTGTCGGCCTTCATAGGAATAGCCGTCATGCCAAGGCGTTTGAATGTGCGCAGATAGGCGACAAACATGCGATAATAGGCTTCGCGCGCCCGAGCTTCATCCATATCGAAGCTGTAGGCGTCTTTCATGAGGAATTCACGTCCACGCATGACACCAAAGCGAGGGCGGATCTCGTCGCGAAACTTCCATTGGATATGATACAGATTGAGCGGCAGATCCTTGTAGGATTTAACGAAAGTGCGGAAGATGTCCGTGATCATCTCTTCGTTGGTCGGTCCAAACAGCATATCGCGTTCGTGGCGGTCGACGATTCGCAGCATTTCCTTGCCATAATCATCATAGCGGCCGCTCTCTTTCCAGAGTTCAGCAGGCTGCATGGTTGGCATCAGAAGCTCGACGGCACCGGAGCGATCCTGCTCTTCCCGCACGATCTGCTCAACCTTGCGCAGCACCTTCAGCCCGAGCGGCAGCCAACTATAGATACCGGCCTGCTGCTGCCGGATCATGCCAGCACGAAGCATATAGCGATGGGAGACAATTTCCGCCTCTTTGGGGGTTTCCTTCAGGATTGGCAGAAAATAACGGGAAAGACGCATGGATCTGGCTCTTTCTAATAGAATTCAAAACGGAACACGCACGCGCGTCACAGGCCCATACTAAGCCCGAAAAATTGACCGCATATCACTTCAGGCCTTTATAGACCGAGATCGATTCTGAGACAGCAATTAATGAAGATGAAGCCTGCAGATCGAGTTTTTACACAGGCTCTGTCCGTCACTATAGGTAATATTTACCTTCACCTTATTCGAAAGACGAATAACATTCGATCATTCACCCTGCAGTTGATTTTCACTCTCAAAAAAAAGCGAAAAAATACGCAATTGCATAAAAATATTGATGACAAATTGGGCGATTGGGATTAATGTCCCTGCATAACGATAAGAGATACGCTCACCACCGTTATCTCACTTCGCGCAGTAATGTCTTGGGAGGATACATATCTCTGGCGCGCTTTTAGCTGCTGCCGCTCAGTATTAGCAAAACCACAAATGCACACTGAGCAATGAGATCACGTCGCGATCACTAGAAAAACAAGGCTTTGTTGCCTTGTTTTTTTTTGTCCATTTTCCAATGCGCCGAGGTATATATTGTGTCGATGGATATCGATTACAAGTGACAGGCATGTGACATTTTTCATCACTGCTTAAATTTACATCACTTTCTCGCTTTCCCTGAGAAAATCTCACATTATTCCGAACACCAGACAAACAGGCAGCCACAGCCAACCACACGCACAGATTCGCGCTACGGGCTGCGCAGATATCTCAAACAATCAAATTAATGGAAGAAGCAAGGGATAGCGGAGCTGACCCCCACCAAGAATCTATTTCAAACTATCCGGCATGGGCAGGAAGGATAGCAGGTCAAAGCCGTATCCCTTAACTACAACAGCCCAATAGAAGACGGCAAACAATGCCGAGGCCAGAATAGTGGTGGCAACGGCCTTGCGGATCATCATCGCCTTCGCCGGAGCGCTGGCTGTGGTTCCCAGTCGTTGATCTTGCTCTTCTGCTTGCGTTCGCACGCCGAAGGGAAGCACGATAAAGAGGGAAAGCCACCAGATAATGAAATAAACAGCAAGGCCGCTGACTAAACTCATAAAAGTCTTCCTTTAAAAGGAAAGGCTTATACCTGTTCCAGCTCGGTCAGAGTTCCGCAGAAATCTTTCGGATGCAGGAAGATAACAGGTTTGCCATGGGCGCCGATTTTTGGCTCGCCGTCGCCAAGAACGCGCGCGCCTTCAGCTTTCAGTTTGTCACGAGCTGCGATGATATCGTCAACTTCGTAGCAAACATGGTGAATACCGCCAACAGGGTTCTTTTCAAGGAACTTGGCGATCGGGCTGTTTTCGCCAATTGGCTCAAGCAGTTCGATTTTCGTGTTCGGCAGTTCAACAAAAACCACTTTCACGCCATGTTCGGTGACTTCCTGTGGTTCAGAGCATTTGGCACCCAGAGTGCCGCCGTAGGTAGCTACGCCGCTTTCAAGACTTGGTACGGCAATCGCCACATGGTTCAAACGACCAATCATTTCCATGCATCCTTTTTCACTATGGTGTTTACCGGTCATGGCCTGTCAACGCGACACGCCTTTAGTCTTACCGGAAACGCATTCCTCACTGTCATACAAGGTTGATCATCACTGCGACAACTGGCTTTTTGGCCCACTTTTGGTTCACCTCAGAGCGAACAGAGCGCCGGACAGCCTCGCGCAGCACTTCCACATCCTTGCGTTTCTTGGCTGGCATCCCCTTCAGGGCGCCAAAAATCCCGGCTTCCACGATTTCAACAAACAACTGATCATTTGCATCCCTCTCTGGAATACCGGCAAGGGCCATTTGTGGATGACCCAGAATTTCCCCCTTGCGGCTGACTGTAATCGCCACAGAAATATGCCCCACATAGGAGAGCTTGCGCCGCTCCTGTATCCCCATTTCTTCGAAAGTGCCAACAAGCGAACCGTCCTTGTACAGACGGCCACCAAAATACTCGTCCCAACTCTTGACCGTGCCACCAGCCAGCCGGGCCATCCAGCCATTACGGACATGCAGAACCTCTCGCACCCCCATTTCGCGCGCCAATTGGGCATGAGCCCGCAGATGCATTTCTTCGCCATGCACAGGGACTGCGATTTTTGGCTGGATCCATTCGTAAAGCTTGCGCAAATCACCCCGTTTCGGGTGCCCGGAGACATGGATCGGTGCATCTTTTTCGGTGATGATCTCAACATCCTGAGCCGCCAGATTGTTGATCACCTCGTTGATCGCGCGTTCGTTGCCCGGAATGGCTTTTGACGAAAAGATCACCTGATCGCCCTTGGAAAGCTGCACCGTTGGATGCTCTTTGGCCGCAACCCGCGCCAGTGCAGCGCGCTTTTCCCCCTGTGAGCCCGTCAAAATCGCAACAACCTTGTCACGGGGCAAATAACCATAATCATCGTCGGAGATGAATTCGGGAACGTCATTCAGATAGCCCTGCTCTTGCGCCACCTCGATAAAGCGCCACAAGGCCCTGCCAACCACGACACATTGCCGATCATTGGCCCTCGCCGCTCTGGCAATCGCCTGCACGCGAGACACGTTGGACGCAAAGGTAGAAACGGCCACCCGATGGGGCGCCTTGGCGATCAGCTTTGTAAGCTCTTCTTCTACTTCTTTCTCTGAAATGGAAGAGCCTTCCGACAAGGCATTGGTCGAATCGCAAACAAGGGCAAGCACGCCCTCCTCTCCCAACTCGTTCATACGCGCGATGTCGGTGCCCTTGCCCACGCCGGGCGTGGCGTCCAGTTTCCAGTCACCGGTATGCAACACGAGCCCATGCTCGGTGCGAATCGCCAATGCATTGGCCTCGGGGATGGAATGGGAAACGGGGACGAATTCAACGTTGAACGGGCCAAGCTGCACGCGAGAGCCCTGCTCCACCTGATTGACCGGAATTTCGAGCGAGCCCGGTTCGGCTTCGGCCTTGGCTTCGATCAGGTCAGCCAGAAAGCCGCTTGTATAGATTGGAATTTCCAAGCGTGGCCAAAGCGCAAACAGCGCGCCAAAATGATCTTCATGCCCATGGGTGATAACGATACCGTCGATACGATACCGTTCCTGCTCTAGAAAACGGATGTCGGCAAAAATCAGGTCAGCACCGGGATGCGCCTCATTGGCAAAGGCCACGCCGAAGTCGACAATCAGCCAGCGTTTGTCCCCTTCCGGGCCAATGCCATAAAGGGCCATGTTCATGCCAATTTCGCCTACGCCGCCCAGCGGCATAAAGACCAGTTCAGAAGACGTCATATTCTCTCTCATCGTGGCGCTTTCGTGCGCCATCATTTTTGCATTTCTGAATGCATTCCGGGCAAAAAGACATCGCCCGCATAAATCGTTCGCGTCTGGCCGTCTGCCAGCCGCATGATCAAGGCCCCGTCTTCGTCCAGCATCTCAAAGGTGCCCTCAACAGTTTCATTGGGCAAGCGTGCCACCACATGCTGGCCGAGCCCTCTGGCCGAAGAAAGCCAATCATCGCGAATAGCTGCAAAATTCGTGCCTTGCTGCCAAACCGTAAGACGATCCGCCATTTGCCAGATCAGCCGCTCGAGCAACTGCTCGGGGGAAACATCATAGCCTGTCTGCGCAATATCAGCGGCTTTGAGGCCATCAGTTTTGTCTGGATGTGTGCGACAATTAACGCCGATGCCGACGGCAACCGCCTGGCGACCATCAACCAGAAATGTGCTCTCAAGAAGGATGCCACAAATTTTCTGGTCGCCCCAAAGCAGATCATTGGGCCATTTGATCCGCAAAGCCGCCTGCATATGAGGCGGAATGAGATCACAGATTGCACGATGCACGGCAGTGGCTGTCAGCAGCGGCAATTGCCCGACAACATTCGGCGGAGCCGGGCTGAGCAGCAAAAGACTTGCTGCCAGATTGCCCTTCTCGGAACTCCACTGACGCCCGCGACGGCCGCGTCCAGCTGTCTGCTCGCCAGCCCAGATCCACAATCCACCCTCTTCGCCTTGCTTGGCAGCATCCAGAGCGTATCTATTGGTGGAATCGATCGTGTCAAAAGAAATCAGGCGATATGGTTCGGGTAGTTTATTCAATGCGATTGCTCAATCTGCAAAACCGAAGGGCTGGGGTGAGATCCATCCACCAGACGGATAAGGCCCTACAAAAAACTGCCCGAAGAACCTCCGGGCAGTGTCTACATATCATAACCGCCAGTCACTGTCTCGCAAAAGACGAACAAATGTTTAAGCAGGTGCAAAGCCCCAATTAGAAGAAGCTGTTTGCGGCCAGTTCAGCAATGGTACGGATCGGGCTGACATAGAAAACCATCGACGCCATAAACAATCCGCTGATCACGAGAACCAGACGCAACTCGTTGGCTGGACGCTCGAACACCGGCGCTGGATCATCAAAGAACATGATCTTGACGATGCGCAAATAATAGAAAGCCCCCACAACAGACGCCAGCACGCCTATGATGGCGAGCGGATAGAGGCCAGCCTCGATTGCGGCAGAAAAGACAAACCATTTGCCGATAAAGCCTCCCATCCATGGGATGCCCGCCAGCGAGAACATCAAGACCCCGAGTAACACCGCCATGGGCAGATCATTGCGTGAGAGGCCAGCCAGATCATCGATGCGTTCCACCATGCCGTCGCGACGACGCATGGACATGATGGCAGCAAAGGTGCCCAGCGTCATGGCCAGATATGTGATCAGATACACAATGACGCCCACGACGCCGGCCGAACTGCCCGCGGCAAGGCCCACCAAGGCATAGCCCATATGACTGATGGAGGAATAGGCCATCAGCCGCTTGATGTTGCGCTGGCCAATGGCAGCAAAAGCCCCTAGCACCATGGACAGGATGGAAACAAAGGTGATCACCTGCTGCCATTGCAGATCCATCGGGTCAAAGGCTGTCATGACAACACGCACGATAAGCCCCATCGCCGCAACCTTCGGCGCCGCCGCCAAAAAGGCAGTCACAGGCGTTGGCGCGCCCTCATAGACATCGGGGGTCCACATATGGAATGGCACAGCAGAAATCTTGAAGGTCAAGCCAGCCAGAATGAAGACAAGGCCGAAGATGACGCCAATACCAGCCCCTTCGACATGCACCGCCTCGGCAATGCCCACAAAGGAGGTTTGACCGGTAAAACCATAAACAAGGCTCATGCCATAGAGCAGCATGCCCGATGACAACGCCCCCAGCACGAAATATTTAAGACCCGCTTCTGTTGCCTTGGCGCTATCGCGCTTGAAGGAAGACAGCACGTAAAGGGTGAGCGATTGCAGCTCAAGGCCGAGATAGACGGCAATCATGTCATTGGCCGAGAGCATCAACATCATGCCAACCGTTGCCAGCAGCACCAGCACCGGATATTCGAACCGGTCGAACTTCTCTTCCTGCGTATAACCAACAGACATCGCCAATGAAAAACCCGACCCGATCAACACCAGCACTTTCATCAAGCGGGCAAAGGGATCCTGAATGAAGGCGTCATTGAAAGTGGTCACGGTTCCGCCAGACGACAACAAAAGGATCGCACCGGCAATGATCAGCACGGCAACCGCAAGGCCGTTGACCACCTGAGAGGTTTTCGAACCGCCAAATGCGCCCAGCATCAACAACACCATGGCACCGATAGCCAGCAGGATTTCCGGCAAAGCGGGCATCAGATTGGGAAGCGTAGCCAACTCAGTGGTCATCTTTCACTCACTTCATGTTTCGCTCACACCACGCTCTATTGAGCAAGCAGTGCCAGCTTGTCCGCAGCGCTGAGGGCTGCCTGATAATTGTTGATCAGATTTTCGACAGCCACAGCCGTCACATTCTGAATGGGCGCAGGATAGAAACCGAACAGGATTGTCAAAACAGCAAGCGGCACCAGGATGGTTTTCTCGCGGATATCCATATCAAGGATACCCTTGAGGCTCTCCTTCTCCAGCTTGCCAAAGATGATCCGGCGATAGAGCCACAAGGCATAGGAGGCCGACAGGATGACACCCGTTGCAGCAAACAGCGCGACCCATGTGTTGACCTGAAACACGCCAATGATGGTCAGGAACTCACCGATAAAACCGGACGTTCCGGGCAAGCCGACATTGGCCATGGTGAAGATCATGAACAGGGTAGCAAACACCGGCATCCGGTTGACGAGGCCACCATAGGCCGAGATTTCACGCGTATGCATCCGGTCATAGACAACCCCAACGCACAGGAACAAGGCTCCCGAGACAATGCCGTGAGAGATCATCTGGAAAATACCGCCCTGCACGCCCTGCTGTGTCATGGAGAAAACCCCCATGGTGACATAACCCATATGCGCCACCGACGAATAGGCGATCAGTTTCTTGATATCCTGCTGGGCCAGCGCCACCAGCGAGGTGTAGATGATGGCAATCACCGATAGCGTGTAGACCAGCGGCGCGAACATATCCGAAGCAATCGGGAACATGGGCAGCGAGAAGCGCAGGAAGCCATAGCCCCCCATCTTCAACAATACCCCCGCCAGAATGACCGAACCGGCCGTCGGTGCCTGCACATGGGCATCCGGCAACCAGGTATGCACCGGCCACATGGGCATTTTGACAGCGAATGAGGCAAAGAAAGCCAGCCACAGCCACGTTTGCATCTGCGGCGAGAAAGGATGGGCCAGCAGCGTCACGATATCGGTCGTGCCAGCGTCCCAATACATCGCCATCACGGCCAGCAGCATCAAAACCGAGCCCGCCAACGTGTAGAGAAAGAATTTGAAGCTGGCATACACCCTGTTCTGCCCACCCCAGATACCGATGATGAGGAACATCGGAATGAGGCCCGCCTCAAAGAACAGATAGAACAGCACCAGATCCAGCGCACAAAAGACGCCGATCATCATCGTTTCCAGAACGAGGAAGGCAATCATATATTCCTTCACCCGCTTCTGGATGGAATTGCGACTGGCATAAATGGCAGCGGGCATCAGCGCCGTTGTCAGAATGACGAACAGGATCGAGATGCCATCAACTCCCATGCGATAAGCAATGGAGCCACCGAGCCAGTCGGCGGTTTCCTGCATCTGGAAGCCTGCATTGGATGAATCAAACTGGCTCAAAATCAGCAGCGAAATAAGAAATGTCACCACCGTGGTCCAGAGCGCAACATTGGTGATGTTGCGTCGGGCGATAGCCGTATCACCCTTGACCAGCAGGATCATCATCGCCCCAACCAATGGCAGGAAAACGACCGTAGAAAGAAGTGGCC from uncultured Cohaesibacter sp. carries:
- a CDS encoding ABC transporter ATP-binding protein, whose protein sequence is MVLDNIQQAYEQAEDDLVVLNGAHLSVRAGEMVALVAPSGAGKSTLLHIAGLLERPTAGEVYIANVAQSQAADRTRTLVRRNEIGFVYQFHHLLAEFSALENVMLPQLIRGELRKEAETRAKELLAYMKIDHRSDHRPSELSGGEKQRVAIARAMANAPRVLLADEPTGNLDPNTSEYVFKALNALVKQSGIAALVATHNLFLAERMDRQITLVDGKIVDL
- a CDS encoding lipoprotein-releasing ABC transporter permease subunit, which encodes MSPASAWPGGRRFCLENCMSAPKIKSPFAMFEWMMAFRYLRSRRRDAFVSVISWLSFFGIMLGVATLIIVMAVMNGFRSELLDKILGINGHLVIQPMDSELTDYNDLVKRIDGVDGVSFAVPFVEGQILASGSGGSAGALVRGMNKDSIDKLQLVSKNVLQGSFDDFDSSDGVALGSRLARSLGVIAGDRVTLISPKGAVTPMGVAPRIKSYPVKAIFEIGMSEYDSTFIFMPLEAAQAYFNQDGKVSAIEVYLDDPDRVGELRPAVEDAVNRQIFMTDWRYRNVTFFSALEVERNLMFIILTLIILVAALNIISGLIMLVKDKGSDIAILRTMGATRSSIMRIFMITGAAIGVVGTFAGFILGLIVCLNIESIRQFVSWVTRTELFSPELYFLSKLPADMNPSETISVLLIALVLSFLATLYPAWRAARLDPVEALRYE
- a CDS encoding proline--tRNA ligase gives rise to the protein MRLSRYFLPILKETPKEAEIVSHRYMLRAGMIRQQQAGIYSWLPLGLKVLRKVEQIVREEQDRSGAVELLMPTMQPAELWKESGRYDDYGKEMLRIVDRHERDMLFGPTNEEMITDIFRTFVKSYKDLPLNLYHIQWKFRDEIRPRFGVMRGREFLMKDAYSFDMDEARAREAYYRMFVAYLRTFKRLGMTAIPMKADTGPIGGDLSHEFIILADTGESEVFCHKNYLSKEVPGDDVDFSGDLSGVVADWTNEYAATDEMHDEAAFNAIPEADRIAARGIEVGHIFYFGTKYSDKMGASVMAADGKDYPVHMGSYGVGVSRLLGGIIEASHDENGIIWPKAVAPFDIGLINMKAENEETSAVSEQLYERLGNAGFDVLYDDRAGQAGAKFATMDLIGLPTQIIVGPRGLKSNEVEIKDRATGAREMVSLDGVVDRIIAGK
- a CDS encoding DUF1467 family protein; the encoded protein is MSLVSGLAVYFIIWWLSLFIVLPFGVRTQAEEQDQRLGTTASAPAKAMMIRKAVATTILASALFAVFYWAVVVKGYGFDLLSFLPMPDSLK
- the mce gene encoding methylmalonyl-CoA epimerase; the encoded protein is MIGRLNHVAIAVPSLESGVATYGGTLGAKCSEPQEVTEHGVKVVFVELPNTKIELLEPIGENSPIAKFLEKNPVGGIHHVCYEVDDIIAARDKLKAEGARVLGDGEPKIGAHGKPVIFLHPKDFCGTLTELEQV
- a CDS encoding ribonuclease J, with protein sequence MTSSELVFMPLGGVGEIGMNMALYGIGPEGDKRWLIVDFGVAFANEAHPGADLIFADIRFLEQERYRIDGIVITHGHEDHFGALFALWPRLEIPIYTSGFLADLIEAKAEAEPGSLEIPVNQVEQGSRVQLGPFNVEFVPVSHSIPEANALAIRTEHGLVLHTGDWKLDATPGVGKGTDIARMNELGEEGVLALVCDSTNALSEGSSISEKEVEEELTKLIAKAPHRVAVSTFASNVSRVQAIARAARANDRQCVVVGRALWRFIEVAQEQGYLNDVPEFISDDDYGYLPRDKVVAILTGSQGEKRAALARVAAKEHPTVQLSKGDQVIFSSKAIPGNERAINEVINNLAAQDVEIITEKDAPIHVSGHPKRGDLRKLYEWIQPKIAVPVHGEEMHLRAHAQLAREMGVREVLHVRNGWMARLAGGTVKSWDEYFGGRLYKDGSLVGTFEEMGIQERRKLSYVGHISVAITVSRKGEILGHPQMALAGIPERDANDQLFVEIVEAGIFGALKGMPAKKRKDVEVLREAVRRSVRSEVNQKWAKKPVVAVMINLV
- a CDS encoding biotin--[acetyl-CoA-carboxylase] ligase; amino-acid sequence: MNKLPEPYRLISFDTIDSTNRYALDAAKQGEEGGLWIWAGEQTAGRGRRGRQWSSEKGNLAASLLLLSPAPPNVVGQLPLLTATAVHRAICDLIPPHMQAALRIKWPNDLLWGDQKICGILLESTFLVDGRQAVAVGIGVNCRTHPDKTDGLKAADIAQTGYDVSPEQLLERLIWQMADRLTVWQQGTNFAAIRDDWLSSARGLGQHVVARLPNETVEGTFEMLDEDGALIMRLADGQTRTIYAGDVFLPGMHSEMQK
- the nuoN gene encoding NADH-quinone oxidoreductase subunit NuoN → MTTELATLPNLMPALPEILLAIGAMVLLMLGAFGGSKTSQVVNGLAVAVLIIAGAILLLSSGGTVTTFNDAFIQDPFARLMKVLVLIGSGFSLAMSVGYTQEEKFDRFEYPVLVLLATVGMMLMLSANDMIAVYLGLELQSLTLYVLSSFKRDSAKATEAGLKYFVLGALSSGMLLYGMSLVYGFTGQTSFVGIAEAVHVEGAGIGVIFGLVFILAGLTFKISAVPFHMWTPDVYEGAPTPVTAFLAAAPKVAAMGLIVRVVMTAFDPMDLQWQQVITFVSILSMVLGAFAAIGQRNIKRLMAYSSISHMGYALVGLAAGSSAGVVGVIVYLITYLAMTLGTFAAIMSMRRRDGMVERIDDLAGLSRNDLPMAVLLGVLMFSLAGIPWMGGFIGKWFVFSAAIEAGLYPLAIIGVLASVVGAFYYLRIVKIMFFDDPAPVFERPANELRLVLVISGLFMASMVFYVSPIRTIAELAANSFF
- a CDS encoding NADH-quinone oxidoreductase subunit M; this translates as MSDWPLLSTVVFLPLVGAMMILLVKGDTAIARRNITNVALWTTVVTFLISLLILSQFDSSNAGFQMQETADWLGGSIAYRMGVDGISILFVILTTALMPAAIYASRNSIQKRVKEYMIAFLVLETMMIGVFCALDLVLFYLFFEAGLIPMFLIIGIWGGQNRVYASFKFFLYTLAGSVLMLLAVMAMYWDAGTTDIVTLLAHPFSPQMQTWLWLAFFASFAVKMPMWPVHTWLPDAHVQAPTAGSVILAGVLLKMGGYGFLRFSLPMFPIASDMFAPLVYTLSVIAIIYTSLVALAQQDIKKLIAYSSVAHMGYVTMGVFSMTQQGVQGGIFQMISHGIVSGALFLCVGVVYDRMHTREISAYGGLVNRMPVFATLFMIFTMANVGLPGTSGFIGEFLTIIGVFQVNTWVALFAATGVILSASYALWLYRRIIFGKLEKESLKGILDMDIREKTILVPLAVLTILFGFYPAPIQNVTAVAVENLINNYQAALSAADKLALLAQ